From one Dermacentor silvarum isolate Dsil-2018 chromosome 3, BIME_Dsil_1.4, whole genome shotgun sequence genomic stretch:
- the LOC125944302 gene encoding uncharacterized protein LOC125944302, with amino-acid sequence MEGSSRTATAADVGRGAPCSALPKDYRVILPPLPTGEGQRRAVVLHCDVTGRPYRIDDFRKPLKDAGIIQQVGGIGAYQMSHVWLLNLKTDEAKQALLDAGPLLVKNRPCLIIDPARQELRIKLHWVAFDVTSETIRRAFREYGEVKEVISDRWKAEDFAGAESTTRLVRLFLREGVTPDRVPHQMRLGSGTALVVVPGRAPLCLRCHNTGHIRRECRVPRCAACRAFGHEQANCTRSYARVASAGGDVDRSEMLMDEEEAESVAAVAASTSHAATAVASTRDAVSQENTAADAQAGDATQAGASTVQHEEEEVSPERTSETDFSKQQPPTSVSGTDGKTDTLRTAASEAVAPLGDNDSTGEAAMDAEATPAKRRLNEAGKTSQDTRLRAMERRENVPGTKKPRVASEQRSASLTRGGGGKSTL; translated from the coding sequence ATGGAGGGCTCCTCGAGAACTGCGACAGCGGCCGATGTTGGCCGTGGTGCACCGTGCTCTGCGTTGCCCAAGGATTACCGTGTCATCTTGCCTCCGTTACCAACAGGTGAAGGACAAAGGCGCGCAGTTGTGTTACACTGCGACGTTACTGGACGCCCGTATAGAATCGACGACTTCCGGAAGCCCTTGAAGGATGCTGGAATAATTCAGCAGGTAGGCGGCATTGGTGCATACCAAATGTCTCACGTGTGGCTGCTGAACTTGAAGACAGATGAGGCAAAGCAAGCGCTGCTAGACGCCGGACCGCTACTGGTGAAGAATCGGCCGTGCCTCATTATTGACCCGGCACGGCAAGAGCTCAGGATCAAGCTACACTGGGTCGCTTTCGATGTTACTTCTGAGACCATACGACGAGCCTTTCGAGAGTATGGTGAGGTAAAGGAAGTCATCAGCGATCGGTGGAAGGCGGAGGACTTTGCAGGTGCCGAGTCAACCACTCGTCTCGTGCGTCTTTTTCTGCGTGAGGGTGTCACACCAGACCGCGTCCCGCATCAGATGCGCCTTGGTAGTGGCACTGCGCTTGTGGTTGTACCTGGACGTGCGCCGTTATGCCTTCGTTGCCACAATACTGGACACATCCGACGTGAATGCCGAGTGCCCAGGTGCGCAGCTTGCCGAGCGTTCGGGCATGAGCAGGCTAATTGTACTCGCTCGTACGCCAGAGTTGCCAGCGCAGGCGGAGACGTGGATCGGAGCGAGATGCTCATGGACGAAGAAGAAGCGGAGAGCGTGGCTGCAGTGGCGGCGTCTACCAGCCacgcggccacggcggtcgcGTCCACCAGAGACGCCGTCTCGCAAGAGAACACGGCCGCAGACGCTCAGGCAGGAGACGCCACTCAGGCAGGCGCATCAACAGTGCAGCACGAAGAAGAGGAAGTTTCGCCAGAACGCACTTCGGAAACAGACTTTTCAAAGCAGCAGCCGCCAACAAGCGTGTCTGGGACTGATGGGAAAACAGATACACTCAGAACTGCAGCAAGCGAAGCCGTCGCGCCGCTGGGAGACAATGACTCCACGGGCGAAGCTGCAATGGACGCCGAGGCAACACCTGCGAAGCGTCGACTCAACGAAGCAGGCAAGACATCACAAGACACGCGGCTGCGAGCAATGGAGAGGCGTGAGAACGTGCCCGGAACCAAGAAGCCTCGTGTGGCCAGCGAACAGCGGTCGGCGTCGCTtacgcgcggcggcggcggcaagtcgACGCTCTAG